The genomic segment aaatatgtgTGCTGCTTCATAATGTTTGCAggtgatttgaagtgcttctatTGTCTACATGTGTACAGTAAGTTGCTTTGAAATCAGCtaaagaaataaatgtaaatggaCTGCAGATAATTACAACCTCATCCAAagcttttggtttgtttgtttattacctTTAAAAGTAAGAAATTAGCATGGTATGATTTATGAAATATTATCAGGGAATTTTATCGAAGAATAATCTCTCTGTAATATTTTACTGAGACTTagcagtgtttctctgtaaaaaaataaataaagaaagaaaataaaacaggTTGAGCGATTTGCCtggggtgtcacggtggtgcaatgggtagcatgattgtctcacagcaagaagcttgctggttcgagcctcggctgggtcagttggcgtttctgtgtgtagtttccatgttcttcctgtgttggtgtgggtttcctctgggtgctccgatttcccccacagtccaaacacatgcgctataggggaattagctAAGCTAAATTGATTTTAGTGtgcagtttgtgtgtgaatgaggcccagtttacactaatgtgttttagtttgaaaacgtataagttttgctacggttacgccatgcgtccacactatgccagagttttcgagcgccgaaaacggagcgtttcgaaaacgctgaagaggctgttttcattctgaaacgctgctgctccgtctcagtgtggatgatggaaaacggagacatctgaaaacggaggcggggctgcagacattcgccaaTCTGAATAGGGctttttcctgaatattaagtagcctaaacaCACACAGTTAAGTCCTGCATCCTCAccctgtaagttcagacttcgcaagtttgatatggaaaacagactctaGAGGACATGTTTGgtaaatcttcacagggaacagtgtactttataaccttatttacatcaccctggctacattgtttcactttctcaacaataaaataaaaacatgatttaaggaactgcctaattcattttaatattaacaactaaacagcagaaatgctgaggcgtcatgctgcatcttcactgtgtgcatatttatagtAAAACAGCctatataacatcactgcctcctttcaatttcattgaaaatacgaaacgtaaCCTCTGCTTTGCtgaataacagttttaataatcaataatggccattatgaaagtataacgcacaataagtttatacattataggaaataaaggcaaacgatcagtcaatatacagcatgtacgtggttacattaatcattaacttatctttgcgctcagccaaaacacattacctgtgaacaagtaatTGATTCAAAAGAcaaaagtcggggaatatgtcgttagataaagacaacaagatgaataaaATATCATGTTTAGCAAATATaatgagattagatccagcgggagatgcttgatgagcagtccgaccagcacagctctcatctgggtagaaatgctgcagcgcttgcccgagagtgtgtgtgtgtgtggtcacatgatgtgcgttttcagcgttttggtgtggacggagagcaattcagaaatgctgggtgaaacgctagtgtgtatgcagatcgttttcattctaaaacgccgtttttaaactaaaacgcactagtgtaaacggggcctgagtgcttatggatgtttcccagtgctggataagttggcggttcgttcccctgtggtgacctcagattaacaaagtgactaagccgaaaagaaaatgaatgaatgaatgaatgaatgatgcccCTAtgcaaaaaaatcacattaatatTCTGAGGAACTGTGGTTAGACGTGTgaatttcctaaaaaaaaatttctctgtCAATCACTCTGTTTCAttcacattgtttttttatttatatccatTATATTCTTAATTGAATGTCTTTTTTCCAATTATACAATGTTTGTCTTGATAGTTATGTGagttgtgttttattgtttattgaggTTTGGAAATCTCTCTTGATGATGTTGTAAAGAAATGCAGAAATGCTCCATACAGCACTGATCTCTGCAACCGTAAGTCTGTGTCTTTATACATTTCTTTCTTCAGCAGCTGTTTCGGGTtaacttaaaatgtaaatgtacatctAAATAATTATAACGaactactattttttatttttatcaaactgTGATTTATCTAGATATTTTTACATAAGAAACAACtgacattatttttaattgtttaatattaaatacattattgcACAATTAAGTGAAATCTATCCTTTATTTCTCTGTGTAGAAGAAACTAGTGCATTCATTGTGTATTTGGAGAAACAAAACTGTAGCACCAAAAGCTGGatcagaaattggagaaaaaaaaactgtaaggaCCAAAACTGGAGCTGTGTCAAATGCATTAAGAGCCGTGTTTACTTTGAGGAAATGCCATCTGACAGTGATATTCCATATGAGGCAGCATACAGTATACACATAAATGATCTAGAAGATGAGAATGGAGACGTTATTCCTTCAAACGCAGCGTAAGTGTGTGGTTATACGTAGATTTCAAGCAAGAAACTGAAATACAGATAATCAAATGATTCAATCTATTTCACAGAGACTCATTGGACTTTCTGGAGTCCGATATGATGGACAATATGGAAAACAATAATGAAAGCAATGCGATGATTGTCATGGGGAACGTTACTGGTATTCTGCAAATacaagacacaaacacacagacggaAGACATGACCATATGCTACAGTTCAAACAACACCATGGTAAAGCTACTGTAAAGTTTGAGGTATGTTGTAGAGGATGTGCAATTAATCAGTCCTGCCTCTCCTTTTCAGGTTATTATGAGTCAAAATGACATGAATACAGGCTGTTTGTGGACTGCAATATTTCCCAGTGAAGCCTTTAATAAATCCCGACTGGAAAACAATGGAAGTGCATTTGTTGGAGTTCTGCGGTTCACTAACATGGGGAATAAAGTAACATGCTCTGTGTTTCTCTCTTACATTTCATCTCTTGCTATATGGATCATTTCTTTGGACAAATGTTTCCTAATTCTGGTCTGGTTTCTCATTCAGAATCAAACTAAAAACTACACGATTTTGAACAATGAGGTTTATGGAATAACAATGGGAGCCAATATTGCCAACCTCACCAACAACATTGAAATAACCTTTACTAATAAGGATCTGGTAATGAATGTTTTGTTGCAGAAATCTctctttcaatatatatatatatatatatatatatatatatatatatatatatatatatatatatatatatatatataaccagacACTGAAGTCAAATGACACTTAAACATGTTCTTACAGGTTGGTGGTCCCTCGTCCTGCACTTCTTGGAATGGCAAAGGTAAATTTATTTATGGCTCTATTGATAAGTTTTTATAGACTCTTTTCACATTTCTAGGTTTGACAGCAGCAGCAGCGTCATTTATTAGTAAAGTTATAGCGCTATTTATATCCAAAAATAAACCTCACAATAATGTTTTCacaactttcaaaaaaaaaacatatatatatatatatatatatatatatatatatatatatatatatatatatatatatatatatagtgtgagAGTGAAAAAGGCAGATAGAAGAGGaaacaacgtcaaatttactgaCCTGCccccatagatgctgcattacaaacaccttgCATAATCTTGCCTGTTTTAATCTGATggaaagatgatataatacattagCCCCAGTAAAAATTGTCTGTGCTCGTGCCCCAGTCTAGCAACACCCTGATGCAAAGTGTAACTTTATAAACGAACAACATATGgatgaatattccgatcaaacttaatacaatcttacatcaccAACACATGGCAAGCGGCACAttgataagaaaaaaataatcatgttAGATTACAAACTACCCAACAAGTTGTTTAGCACGTGTGCATCACtgctgttatgtttacacatgtaaaATGTGCGGGTCCTTTAAGGGGCGGGCtgcagtttggtgtgtgtgtgaagcggagagggagagacagaaaagGAGCGTTTTTTCGAAATGAGACTCTTTTCAGTGATGTTCCCTCTTTGATGACTAATTTTGTTGTACCACATGGAGAGTAATAAATGATTCGACCAATTTACATGTGTTCTCGTTCATTCACCAACTGCAACGAAAAGAGAAGGGAGTTAACCCTGAAACTATAATTCAGCCCTAgagtaataagtgaatctcccctgctatctctaacaTAACAAACAGACAGAGCAGGAAAgatttacacatgtaatattttttattcctgAGGTGATTTAAAGCAAAACACACAACGACACTCAATtaaacacatctacaatgataaggataaTGGTTACTTACTAAGTTGTTaatgcacagcaataccacatgaagtaaggacggactttgaaggaataaacagtgtgaggagaGCTCCATTAAAATGCACTGGACAGGTCTGAACAAGTTGCGCCCACACATGTGCGAAGcaggcaggtctgtacaattacgaAATTtttcggcttaaagatatcggcctaatttagacatcaaACCGATAgccgataatcttaaaaatagcatttaacggccgataacgatatggcagCCAATATATTGTGCTTCCCTACATGTAACTTTATAAACATACATACTTTTgtatcaataaatatttatatgcattatataatatataactttccAGGATTTAAGATGCAGATGACTGTTGAAACACATTATTACAGTCTTGTGGAAAGGGTCTATTGACAAGGCTAATTtttcaacttattcagcattgTGGCTCTCTCTCTTATTTGAAGGAAATCTTGAGTGGACGACAACTGGCTGTGAGACAaaaatgatcaacagtaaaagcaTAAAGTGCTCATGTTCACATCTGACGTTCTTCGCAGTGCTGATGGTGAGAAAAGATTAAACTTTTTCCACTACAGGGCTGTTGAGTGCTTGATTCTAACTGGCAGAGGAGCAGTCTAAGGGTTTGGTTATTCTCAGATAAAAACACaactaaagtagttccggcaggtatTGCATCACTACACTTAATGATTAGAGTAATTGCACAGCTAAAACAGTCAAAAATCagatcaaaacacaacagaaggcaTTGGAGGAGATGTGGAAgaaactagtgctacacacaggagGTGTTCGAGGAGGATAAACACCCGACAAAAGcctgaaatacaacatctgaacagaGGAGCAGCAGTGGAGACGAGATAATTGAAATGGTGTAGTCCGGGCTGGtgaataattagaaaataatgcacacccaaGATATAGCGGTTACTCCACTTCATATCACCACCTCAGATGTGCATTTTGTATTATTCTTTACATATTGTTGATATATGAACTTACAAAAGATGACcataaaaaataacaatcaaaCTTGCTTCTAAAATGGATTTCTTGCTAAAAGGAAACAAATGGTATTAAAAATATCATCCAGCTGATCTGATTCAATCTGCTTTTCTCTGATTTCTCAGTCTCCGGTCACAGATGCAAACGCTGTAGCGCCGTATCTGGAGTCACTGACCCTCATCTCTGCTATCGGCTGTGGGATCTCTGTGTTTTTTCTGGCCTTCGCTCTGTTCATCCATTTCCTGCTGCGGTAGTCTACTAAAGCACAACATAAATATTAAACTGTTTATTGTGACAGATAAAGTTACAAACGCaggttgtttttttctctttaacaGGAAAGCCAAATCCAATCAGGCCACGAAGATCCTGATCAACATGTTCGGTGCTCTGTTTCTCCTGAATGTGTCTTTTCTGTCGAACGAGAGTGTGGCAAACTCAGGAGACAAGAATGCTTGTGTCTTCATAGCTCTGCTGATGCATTACTCCATGCTGACCACATTCACCTGGTTCTTCATTCAAGCTCTTCATATGTACTTATGGCTCATCCGACAGAACGTCACCATCACAAACTACATGAGGAAGATCACCGTGTTGGGCTGGGGTGAGTGACGGAGCAAATGCCTGATGTATAACAACGGTTCTGTCATATCCTGAGATTTTGTTTTTTCTCCCAATGATGTCGCTATTTTCCCCAGTGTTTCTCTTTGTGTTAATTTTGTTCAGCTGTGTCTCATAAGTCTACCCTATTTAATCTACCATCTTGTCTTCTCTTATTGCTTGGTTTTTGAGTTTGACCTGCTCTTGTCCTTGCCATAAGGCACCTTCTCAAATATCCTAGTTATCACCTCtcgttgttttggtttgtttgtattttgGCCTTTTTTTGCTTCAATAATGGCTTTGATTATCTGCTTTTGCTCTAGTCAGTCCTGAAGACTTCCTATGTTTGCCTTCCAACGTTATTTTATATGACTCTGTTGGACTtcctaaataaaaatcttttggAATTTAGACCTTGAGCCTTGGCAGATTGGGTTCATCACCTGTTCTGTGGGTGAACGGTAGATCATTTGTCATTACACCAGAGACCAATGTTTGCACCCTAGGCTCATGTCAAGTCATCATTAACCCAACTGAGGCCACTGCCCAACAATTGTTTACTATTGTTGCTCAACACAAAACTTTCTGACAGTCTGTGTCATGGTCCTGCCTAACCCCAATGGAATTGTCTACCCCTACACCTTTTTATCCATGTGCCTCAACCTCAGCTTCACCTCACCAGTTATTCCTTTTTTGTAGAATAACTGGTAAGGTCAACCATTCCCTTCCAGGAAGAGAGGCTTTCAAACAACCATTCACCTTATATCAAGGAGGTAGGATTGCAGCAGACTATGCCATCCAATTCCGGACAATTATTGCGGGAACAAGCTGGAATGATGAAGCACTCATCCTTTGTTTCCAGAATAGTCTGTAAAGGATGAGTCTGCCAATGACAAGTTGGCTACCAGAGATCCAGTTAACACTCTTGAGTCCCTGATTGACCAAGCTATCCTCCTAGACAGCAGTCTTAGAGAGAGAAGATTTACCACCATGTATGTTCTTTTACATTTTCCCCAACCTCTGTTGTACTCCATGTGCTGCTGAGTCAGCTAATTCCTTAGTGTTAGATCCCCCAGAGCCTATGCAGGTGGATCATACCCGACTATCTTTTCAGGAAGGCACCTGTCATATAAGAAGTCATCTCTGTCTCTATTGTAGAGGGTATTGTCACTTTTGCTTTAAGGGTCCAGAGTTAAAGCAAAGCTCCCTGTTCCAGGCAGTAAGAAGAGAGCTGTCTAAGGATTTACTAAACTTGACATTAGGATCTGATGGATATTCACTCCAAGCTCTTGTTGATTCTGGAGTAGTGGACATGGCATTTTCTTCTCGCCTTAACGGGAATGTGAACCTGTTAGATAACCCACCGGAGGTCTCTGTCTTCTACCACATGGAAAAGATGTATTTTTATCTAATTGAGTCTCATGACCTTGCTCTGATCTTTGGCTACTTCCGGCTTACTTTTCATAACCCCCACATTGACTGGCCTTTTGTTGAGCCTTTCCACTGGGGTTAATGTTTCATAAGGTCTGCTTAAACTCATCTAGTAATATTAATTTCGAGTCTCAAGAACCTATTGACCTTTCTCATGTTCCACGCTTTTAGCAAACAGAGGGCTTTGGTTTTAACGCTATATAGGACATATGTAATGTAGTGTCCATTTAGCACATATGTCACATATGTCCGGACACCCTTTTTCATGGCTCCTCCCTTTGACCTACTCTGCTGAACTAAGCTGCCTTTTTTTTCAAACATGACATGCGCAATGCTGACCACCTGCAGTAGAGCAAGCAAGGGGATGAGTGGAAGATGACATTCAATGCTCCTACAGGGCACTACGAGTATATGGTTATGCCTTTCGACCTCAGCAACTGTCCTGCAGATCTTCAAGCTCTTATAAATGATATTCTCTGGGAGATGCTGACCATCAAGCCCACTCGTCACTGTTCTTTTATTGGTTCGGCTTATGGTAACACTTCCCAGGAAAGAACCCTAAAACCTGTCATTCCCCAATCTACGATCCTTGCACCCCTTAGATGGTGTTTGAGACAGCCATCATTAAAGCTCAGACTCAGATCTGAGAGGCAGTCTGGCTAACTGGTTGCATGTTCCTGGTTCCTGGTGTCTGGTTTCTTTTGTCTGTACCTTGGTTctcgctgcaaatcaaaaggtgatcgATCTTTCTTTATTTCCCTGTAGATTTAAtaccagtttttattttttattttattctattgttgAGCActtggatcaactacggttgtgtaaAACTGGTGTCTATAAATAACGTTTGGCTTGGCTTGCCTTGCCTTCCTAAGACAGTTCATCCTCAAGTCAGTGGGCACATTCCTTCTGGCTTACCTGCTATCAAGGTATTTCCCGCACTCTGGAATTCTACAAAGACACTAGTGGCCCACAGCTAAGGAGGATATAATATAATTGGTTAATGCCTGCCCAGTTTGCAACCGTCATCTACCCCCCAACCCCCAAGGTCTCCTACACCCTTTATCTATTCGGCACTGACCATGGTCCTACCACTGGATGGACTACATCAGCCTTTATACCCTCCACAGCAACACCACTATCCTGGTCAGTGTAGACCAATTCTTCAATGCTGCTGACCTCATTACCTCACATGTCTTGCGAGTCTTTGGTATACTAAAGATACTAAACCACATTGTGTCTGATCGGGGCCTCAAGTTCTTATCCTGGTTCTAGAGCTCCTTTTTGCCATTCATTGGGTGAGTTTATTATGCCCGATTCACATGGGGCTTTAGCATCAACACTTGACAAAGGGagtgtctaaagttggggctgacaTGATCATCATAttagcatcagccaatgaaacttgtcagcaatcggctactgtctgagtgtatttgcatacagctgTAAGACTggctgattggctgacacttccgttggtgcttgaaaagtttagaaagtcccaacttctgcagcgagcaaagCCCCTGAAGTGAAGCCTATGGACCCACAATTGAGTTTGGTAATGCTTGATGTCACCTACTTAAAGTGAACGGGAAGCTTTCATggtgaagccccatgtgaatgagCCGTTAGAGTTTCAAGACCACCTCTTTGCTCGTTCTCCACTGGCTTATCCCCCTTTGAATGCCAATTCAGATTCTCCTCTGCCCTACTCCCTGAAAAAGAGATTCAATTTG from the Danio rerio strain Tuebingen ecotype United States chromosome 17, GRCz12tu, whole genome shotgun sequence genome contains:
- the LOC103911301 gene encoding adhesion G-protein coupled receptor G1 isoform X2 — translated: MSGQKLNVLRLIMMMMMMILCCLTGRITCVLNITISTDKIKLNDVCLCNSGNSPAIQMIFHRDYSEDKFNLISVNLRILSRDQCSPYSSNFTNNGQLITLSSTVLQSVTCQTQGLEISLDDVVKKCRNAPYSTDLCNQETSAFIVYLEKQNCSTKSWIRNWRKKNCKDQNWSCVKCIKSRVYFEEMPSDSDIPYEAAYSIHINDLEDENGDVIPSNAADSLDFLESDMMDNMENNNESNAMIVMGNVTGILQIQDTNTQTEDMTICYSSNNTMVIMSQNDMNTGCLWTAIFPSEAFNKSRLENNGSAFVGVLRFTNMGNKNQTKNYTILNNEVYGITMGANIANLTNNIEITFTNKDLVGGPSSCTSWNGKGNLEWTTTGCETKMINSKSIKCSCSHLTFFAVLMSPVTDANAVAPYLESLTLISAIGCGISVFFLAFALFIHFLLRKAKSNQATKILINMFGALFLLNVSFLSNESVANSGDKNACVFIALLMHYSMLTTFTWFFIQALHMYLWLIRQNVTITNYMRKITVLGWGFSAPAVIAVVSVGGYNKVTLTASSGKIAQMCWITNPLIHYVLNTGYYIFVFIFTIGIFITILTRIIQSRRIRATEGKRQTFRKQLMMVLSLFLLFGLTWAVAFFSYGPMLIPSYYIFCALNSFQGFFLFLYYYHIHKDAAGHFSDDPKSSGSVTTIVPPDNSNNNAEEHVYDEPH
- the LOC103911301 gene encoding adhesion G-protein coupled receptor G1 isoform X1 gives rise to the protein MSVGIMSGQKLNVLRLIMMMMMMILCCLTGRITCVLNITISTDKIKLNDVCLCNSGNSPAIQMIFHRDYSEDKFNLISVNLRILSRDQCSPYSSNFTNNGQLITLSSTVLQSVTCQTQGLEISLDDVVKKCRNAPYSTDLCNQETSAFIVYLEKQNCSTKSWIRNWRKKNCKDQNWSCVKCIKSRVYFEEMPSDSDIPYEAAYSIHINDLEDENGDVIPSNAADSLDFLESDMMDNMENNNESNAMIVMGNVTGILQIQDTNTQTEDMTICYSSNNTMVIMSQNDMNTGCLWTAIFPSEAFNKSRLENNGSAFVGVLRFTNMGNKNQTKNYTILNNEVYGITMGANIANLTNNIEITFTNKDLVGGPSSCTSWNGKGNLEWTTTGCETKMINSKSIKCSCSHLTFFAVLMSPVTDANAVAPYLESLTLISAIGCGISVFFLAFALFIHFLLRKAKSNQATKILINMFGALFLLNVSFLSNESVANSGDKNACVFIALLMHYSMLTTFTWFFIQALHMYLWLIRQNVTITNYMRKITVLGWGFSAPAVIAVVSVGGYNKVTLTASSGKIAQMCWITNPLIHYVLNTGYYIFVFIFTIGIFITILTRIIQSRRIRATEGKRQTFRKQLMMVLSLFLLFGLTWAVAFFSYGPMLIPSYYIFCALNSFQGFFLFLYYYHIHKDAAGHFSDDPKSSGSVTTIVPPDNSNNNAEEHVYDEPH